The following coding sequences are from one uncultured Bacteroides sp. window:
- the ribH gene encoding 6,7-dimethyl-8-ribityllumazine synthase: MATAYHNLSDYDLKSVPEANTMKFGIIVSEWNSNITGALLSGAVNTLKKHGAKPENIIVQTVPGSFELSFGANQMMEYGDVDAIIILGCVIKGDTPHFDYVCMGVTQGVTHLNVTGDIPVIYGLITTNTMEQAEDRSGGKLGNKGDECAITAIKMIDFAWKLNK, translated from the coding sequence ATGGCAACAGCTTATCACAATCTTTCAGACTATGATTTAAAATCAGTGCCTGAAGCGAATACCATGAAATTTGGAATTATCGTATCCGAATGGAATAGTAATATTACCGGAGCACTACTTAGCGGAGCAGTAAATACATTAAAAAAGCACGGAGCAAAACCAGAAAATATTATCGTACAAACTGTACCAGGCAGTTTTGAACTATCATTTGGAGCTAATCAAATGATGGAATATGGTGACGTAGATGCAATAATTATTTTAGGTTGCGTAATAAAAGGAGATACCCCTCATTTTGATTATGTCTGTATGGGAGTAACTCAAGGGGTCACACATTTAAACGTAACTGGCGATATACCAGTCATTTACGGATTAATAACCACAAATACGATGGAACAAGCAGAAGACAGAAGCGGCGGAAAGCTCGGTAACAAGGGCGATGAATGTGCAATTACTGCAATAAAAATGATCGATTTCGCTTGGAAGTTAAATAAATAG